A single genomic interval of Rhodothermales bacterium harbors:
- a CDS encoding circularly permuted type 2 ATP-grasp protein has product MSLLTGYSLNGAHDEMFTEGLVPRPHYETLYRRLHELTVEELGQRQRAADLAFLQRGITFTVYGHGEGTEKIFPYDILPRILDRAEWDLLERGLEQRIRALNLFLKDIYHDGHILRDGVVPRQLVYSCKHYRREMRNVRVAKDIYVSIAGIDLVRLPDGTFAVLEDNLRVPSGVSYMINNRQVMRNVFPKLFQHYSIRTVDHYPNALLSTLQEMGSSDRDLNIVLLTPGVFNSAYFEHAFLARHMGIELVEGRDLLIHNNAVYTRTTAGLKRVDVIYRRVDDDFLDPIPFRSDSALGVPGLFNAYRAGNVILANAIGTGVADDKAMYAYVPAIIRYYLDQEPILANVQTYLLEDDSDRSYVLENLQHLVVKSVDESGGYGMLIGPHSTAAEREVFRAAILENPRKYIAQPTLSLSAAPCFIGDRIVPRHVDLRPYVLFGSSVRIVPGGLTRVALKEGSLVVNSSQGGGSKDTWVID; this is encoded by the coding sequence ATGTCGCTCCTGACTGGCTATTCGCTCAACGGGGCGCACGACGAGATGTTCACCGAGGGTCTCGTCCCGCGCCCCCACTATGAAACCCTGTACCGCCGGCTCCATGAACTCACTGTCGAGGAGTTGGGGCAACGCCAGCGGGCGGCGGATCTCGCGTTCCTCCAGCGCGGCATCACCTTCACCGTCTATGGCCATGGCGAAGGCACCGAGAAAATTTTCCCCTACGATATCTTGCCGCGCATCCTGGATCGCGCGGAGTGGGATTTATTGGAGCGCGGTCTCGAGCAACGCATCAGGGCCCTCAATCTTTTTCTGAAAGATATCTACCACGACGGGCATATCCTGCGCGACGGGGTCGTGCCGCGGCAGCTGGTCTACAGTTGCAAACACTACCGGCGCGAGATGCGCAACGTGCGCGTCGCGAAGGATATTTATGTATCGATCGCGGGCATCGATCTTGTGCGGCTGCCGGATGGGACCTTCGCGGTGCTGGAGGACAACCTGCGGGTCCCGAGCGGCGTGTCGTACATGATCAACAACCGGCAGGTGATGCGAAATGTCTTTCCCAAGCTGTTCCAACACTACTCGATTCGGACAGTCGACCATTACCCGAACGCCCTCCTGTCGACGCTTCAGGAAATGGGCTCTTCAGACCGCGACCTGAATATCGTGCTGCTTACGCCGGGGGTATTTAACTCCGCTTACTTCGAACACGCCTTCCTGGCGCGCCATATGGGCATCGAACTGGTCGAAGGGCGGGACCTGCTCATCCACAACAACGCGGTCTACACCCGCACGACAGCCGGCCTGAAACGCGTCGACGTCATCTACCGCCGCGTCGACGACGATTTCCTGGATCCAATCCCGTTCCGTTCGGATTCCGCGCTTGGCGTGCCGGGGCTCTTTAACGCGTACCGCGCCGGCAACGTGATCCTGGCCAACGCTATCGGCACCGGCGTCGCGGATGACAAGGCGATGTATGCCTATGTGCCGGCGATCATCCGGTATTACCTCGATCAGGAGCCGATTCTAGCCAATGTGCAGACCTACCTGCTGGAGGACGATTCGGACCGGTCGTACGTGCTCGAAAACCTCCAGCACCTGGTCGTGAAATCGGTGGACGAGTCTGGCGGCTACGGCATGCTCATCGGCCCCCACAGCACGGCCGCGGAACGGGAGGTTTTCCGAGCCGCCATCCTCGAGAACCCGCGCAAATACATTGCACAGCCTACCCTGTCCCTCTCGGCGGCACCGTGTTTCATCGGCGACCGGATCGTCCCCCGGCACGTGGACCTCCGCCCGTACGTCCTCTTTGGCTCGTCGGTGCGGATCGTCCCGGGCGGACTTACGCGTGTCGCCCTGAAAGAGGGGTCGTTGGTGGTGAATTCGTCGCAGGGCGGCGGAAGTAAAGATACCTGGGTGATCGATTGA